A single Crateriforma conspicua DNA region contains:
- a CDS encoding M20/M25/M40 family metallo-hydrolase: MSPTLMNADAALDRFVELTKIPGKSGDEKMVAQQIVQALLNAGLDGQQIAFDDANQRTRIPGNCGNLIVHLPGTGSGPTTMLSAHMDTVPICVGSQPVRQGDEMTSETPTGLGADDRSGCAAILTAAIERLNCGRVDLPPAVIAFFIQEEVGLEGARHLDKDLIGKVDRAFNFDGGSVDKLTNGAIGGERLEIEITGVASHAGVAPEKGASAITMASLAIADLHQRGWLGKVVKDQGVGTSNVGVINGGEATNVVTPQLTLRAEARSHDANMRMAIVAEIRQAFENAVANVCTEAGQCGQLKFDSHVDYEAFRLPEDHPSITAADAAVRDLGRTPYIEVAGGGLDANWLFIHGIESVTMGCGQCNIHTIDERLNIPDYLDACRIATGLITGKY, from the coding sequence ATGAGCCCCACGCTGATGAACGCTGACGCCGCCTTGGATCGTTTCGTCGAATTGACCAAGATCCCTGGAAAAAGCGGCGACGAAAAAATGGTCGCTCAACAGATCGTCCAGGCTTTGCTAAACGCGGGGCTGGACGGGCAACAAATCGCATTCGACGACGCGAACCAGCGGACCCGCATCCCCGGTAACTGTGGGAATTTGATCGTCCACCTGCCGGGCACCGGTTCGGGGCCGACCACGATGCTTTCGGCTCACATGGACACCGTTCCGATCTGTGTCGGCAGCCAACCGGTTCGCCAGGGCGATGAAATGACCAGCGAAACGCCCACCGGCTTGGGCGCCGACGATCGCTCCGGGTGCGCGGCGATTTTAACCGCGGCCATCGAACGCTTGAATTGCGGGCGAGTCGATCTGCCCCCCGCCGTCATCGCGTTCTTTATTCAAGAAGAAGTCGGCTTGGAGGGCGCACGTCACTTGGACAAGGACCTGATCGGCAAAGTCGACCGCGCGTTCAACTTCGACGGTGGTTCGGTCGACAAGCTGACCAACGGTGCGATCGGCGGCGAGCGCTTGGAGATCGAAATCACCGGTGTCGCTTCCCATGCCGGTGTGGCCCCAGAAAAGGGAGCCAGCGCTATCACGATGGCGTCCCTTGCGATCGCGGATTTGCACCAACGTGGTTGGCTGGGCAAAGTCGTCAAAGACCAGGGTGTGGGAACTTCCAACGTGGGTGTCATCAACGGGGGCGAAGCGACCAACGTGGTCACGCCTCAATTGACCCTACGTGCCGAAGCCCGCAGCCATGACGCCAACATGCGGATGGCAATCGTCGCGGAAATTCGTCAAGCATTTGAAAACGCAGTCGCCAATGTTTGCACCGAGGCCGGCCAGTGCGGCCAGCTGAAATTCGATTCGCACGTCGACTACGAAGCGTTCCGGTTGCCCGAAGATCATCCGTCAATCACGGCGGCCGACGCTGCGGTCCGCGACCTGGGACGAACACCTTATATCGAAGTCGCCGGCGGGGGCTTGGACGCAAACTGGTTGTTCATCCACGGGATCGAATCGGTCACCATGGGCTGTGGCCAATGCAATATCCATACGATCGACGAACGTTTGAATATCCCCGACTACTTGGATGCCTGCCGGATCGCCACCGGACTGATCACCGGCAAGTATTGA
- a CDS encoding (2Fe-2S)-binding protein: protein MNDDDMVCLCFQVTRRKIVQFIRVEKPKRLSQLSQCYSAGTGCGWCRPFLERLMEQTDSDLPDSSAYQSGRRRHIRDKNDTP, encoded by the coding sequence ATGAATGACGACGACATGGTCTGTCTGTGCTTTCAAGTCACACGACGAAAGATCGTTCAATTCATCCGAGTGGAAAAACCCAAACGGCTCAGCCAACTGTCGCAGTGCTATTCCGCTGGAACCGGATGCGGATGGTGTCGCCCGTTCTTGGAAAGGCTGATGGAACAAACCGACTCCGATTTGCCCGATTCCAGCGCCTACCAATCTGGCCGACGCCGACATATCCGCGACAAGAACGACACGCCATAA
- the rlmN gene encoding 23S rRNA (adenine(2503)-C(2))-methyltransferase RlmN, with translation MLPTVTPPTQTSVSKRHLLDLTDADLAEWMKQQGQPKFRVGQVWSWVFQRRADSFQMMSNLPAALRQRLEEDFVIFQADEAACQTSSDGTEKLLVRLSGGGEVECVLLRDGIRRSICVSSQVGCAMGCVFCASGLDGVERNLTRGEILEQMLRLQSRLPEDERLSHIVMMGMGEPLANLNNVLAALDVAKAEKGLGISPRRITISTVGLPPAIDRLAAADVPFNLAVSLHAPNEALRNELVPVNRKVGMDAVLQAADRYFAANGRRLTFEYVLLGGVNDDETCARQLVKLLKSRNVMLNVIPYNPVAGLPYLEPTKTAIAKFRQILEQGGVTVKFRQRKGGEIDAACGQLRRNRQTAG, from the coding sequence GTGCTTCCCACCGTCACCCCGCCCACCCAGACCAGCGTGTCCAAGCGGCACCTGCTGGATTTGACCGACGCCGATCTGGCCGAGTGGATGAAGCAGCAGGGGCAACCCAAGTTTCGCGTCGGCCAAGTCTGGTCTTGGGTGTTCCAGCGTCGTGCGGATTCGTTCCAGATGATGAGCAATTTGCCGGCGGCGTTGCGTCAGCGGTTGGAAGAAGACTTTGTCATCTTTCAAGCCGATGAAGCTGCGTGTCAAACCAGTTCCGACGGTACGGAAAAGCTATTGGTGCGATTGTCCGGTGGCGGCGAAGTTGAATGCGTGTTGTTGCGTGACGGAATTCGCCGCAGCATCTGTGTCAGCAGCCAAGTCGGATGTGCGATGGGGTGCGTGTTCTGTGCCAGCGGTTTGGATGGAGTGGAACGCAATCTGACCCGCGGTGAAATCCTGGAACAGATGCTGCGTTTGCAATCACGCCTGCCGGAGGATGAACGCCTGAGCCATATCGTGATGATGGGGATGGGCGAACCGCTGGCAAACCTGAACAACGTGTTGGCGGCATTGGATGTCGCGAAAGCGGAAAAGGGGCTGGGGATCAGCCCGCGACGGATCACGATCAGCACGGTCGGATTGCCCCCGGCCATCGATCGTTTGGCGGCTGCCGACGTGCCGTTCAATCTGGCGGTTAGCTTGCACGCGCCCAACGAAGCGTTGCGAAACGAATTGGTGCCGGTCAATCGAAAGGTCGGCATGGACGCGGTGCTGCAAGCGGCCGATCGATACTTTGCCGCCAATGGTCGACGCTTGACTTTTGAATACGTCTTGTTGGGCGGCGTGAACGACGACGAAACCTGCGCGCGACAACTGGTCAAGTTGTTGAAGTCGCGAAACGTGATGCTGAACGTGATTCCGTACAACCCGGTTGCGGGCTTGCCGTATCTGGAGCCGACCAAGACGGCGATCGCCAAGTTTCGCCAGATCTTGGAACAAGGCGGCGTGACCGTGAAGTTTCGTCAACGCAAGGGCGGCGAAATCGATGCCGCGTGCGGTCAACTGCGTCGAAATCGACAGACCGCCGGCTAA
- the ychF gene encoding redox-regulated ATPase YchF, producing the protein MEAGIVGLPNVGKSTLFNALTLSKAAQSENYPFCTIEPNEGIVSVPDQRLDRITKYIVPQKLIPATLKLVDIAGIVKGASEGEGLGNKFLSHIREVDAILQVVRCFEDPDVTHVAGSVDPLADIDTIETELMLADLQSLENALGKAQRTARSGDKEAKLRVTVIEKCSEHLNEGKPLRLLNLNEAETAAISSFGLLTAKPILFVANVDETDLDGKNPLVDKVRQHADKVGADVACVCAKLEAEIAELDEEDREEMLTDVGLAEPALNQIARAAYHTLGLQSYFTAGEKEVRAWPVPIGATAPQAAGVIHSDFERGFIRAEVYSLADLEEHGGEKEIRQAGKLRVEGKSYVMQDGDICHFLFNV; encoded by the coding sequence ATGGAAGCCGGAATCGTTGGCTTGCCGAACGTCGGCAAAAGCACGCTGTTCAATGCTTTGACGCTGTCCAAGGCCGCGCAAAGCGAAAACTATCCGTTCTGCACGATCGAACCCAACGAAGGGATCGTCAGCGTGCCGGACCAGCGTTTGGACCGGATCACCAAGTACATCGTGCCGCAAAAGTTGATTCCCGCGACGTTGAAGCTGGTGGATATCGCGGGCATCGTCAAAGGTGCCAGCGAAGGCGAAGGGTTGGGCAATAAGTTCCTGAGCCACATCCGCGAAGTCGACGCGATTTTGCAGGTCGTCCGCTGTTTCGAAGACCCCGATGTCACCCACGTCGCCGGGTCGGTGGATCCGCTGGCCGACATCGACACGATCGAAACCGAATTGATGCTGGCCGATTTGCAGTCGCTGGAAAACGCGTTGGGCAAAGCCCAGCGGACCGCACGCAGCGGCGACAAGGAAGCGAAACTGCGCGTCACGGTGATCGAAAAATGCAGCGAACATTTGAACGAGGGCAAGCCGCTGCGATTGCTGAATTTGAATGAAGCCGAAACCGCCGCGATTTCCAGTTTCGGATTGCTGACGGCCAAACCCATCCTGTTCGTCGCGAACGTGGATGAGACTGACTTGGACGGCAAAAACCCGCTGGTCGACAAAGTCCGCCAGCATGCCGACAAAGTCGGTGCCGACGTTGCCTGCGTGTGTGCGAAGCTGGAGGCGGAGATCGCGGAACTGGATGAAGAAGACCGCGAAGAAATGTTGACCGATGTCGGGCTGGCCGAACCGGCGCTGAACCAAATCGCCCGAGCTGCCTATCACACGCTGGGTTTGCAGAGTTACTTCACCGCCGGCGAAAAGGAAGTCCGTGCTTGGCCGGTACCCATCGGTGCGACCGCGCCGCAAGCGGCGGGGGTGATTCACAGTGATTTCGAGCGTGGGTTCATTCGCGCCGAAGTCTATTCACTTGCTGACCTGGAAGAACACGGCGGTGAAAAAGAAATTCGACAGGCCGGTAAACTACGCGTGGAAGGCAAAAGTTACGTGATGCAGGACGGCGATATCTGTCATTTCCTGTTCAACGTCTGA